Proteins from a single region of Symphalangus syndactylus isolate Jambi chromosome 12, NHGRI_mSymSyn1-v2.1_pri, whole genome shotgun sequence:
- the MSTO1 gene encoding protein misato homolog 1 isoform X7, which produces MAGGAREVLTLQLGHFAGFVGAHWWNQQDAALGRATDAKEPPGELCPDVLYRTGRTLHGQETYTPRLILMDLKGSLSSLQEGGGLYRDKQLDAAIAWQGKLTTHKEELYPKNPYLQDFLSAEGVLSSDGVWRVKSIPNGKGSPSLTTATTPKPLIPTEGSIRVWSDFLRVHLHPRSICMIQKYNHDGEAGRLEAFGQGESVLKEPKYQEELEDRLHFYVEECDYLQGFQILCDLHDGFSGVGAKAAELLQDEYSGRGIITWGLLPGPYHRGEAQRNIYRLLNTAFGLVHLTAHSSLVCPLSLGGSLGLRPEPPVTFPYLHYDATLPFHCSAILATALDTVTVPYRLCSSPVSMVHLADMLSFCGKKVVTAGAIIPFPLAPGQSLPDSLMQFGGATPWTPLSACGEPSGTRCFAQSVVLRGIDRACHTSHRLIVVWALFWQPAYPGDTSTLRPSCMYHWGRSLGSVFTTAAAWSHELFPSAADSLQGGSSLPPPLLKLQSTGYGSGWFPQGSSGERPSVWGTVFLFVPAPDPGSLGQRPHQTRLAALGQLHGCWSGAR; this is translated from the exons ATGGCGGGCGGGGCCCGGGAGGTCCTCACACTGCAGTTGGGACATTTTGCCGGTTTCGTGGGGGCGCACTGGTGGAACCAGCAG GATGCTGCGCTGGGCCGAGCGACCGATGCCAAGGAGCCCCCGGGCGAGCTGTGCCCCGACGTCCTGTATCGTACGGGCCGGACGCTGCACGGCCAGGAGACCTACACGCCGCGACTCATCCTCATGGATCTGAAGG GTAGTTTGAGCTCCCTACAAGAGGGAGGTGGACTCTACAGGGACAAACAGTTGGATGCTGCAATAGCATG GCAGGGGAAGCTCACCACACACAAAGAGGAACTCTATCCCAAGAACCCTTATCTCCAGGACTTTCTGAGTGCAGAG GGAGTGCTGAGTAGTGATGGTGTTTGGAGGGTCAAATCCATTCCCAATGGCAAAG GTTCCCCATCACTCACGACTGCTACAACTCCAAAACCACTTATCCCTACAGAGGGCAGCATCAGGGTCTGGTCAGACTTCCTCAGAGTCCATCTCCATCCCCGGAGCATCTGTATGATTCAGAAGTACAACCATGATGG GGAAGCAGGTCGGCTGGAGGCTTTTGGACAAGGGGAAAGTGTCCTAAAGGAACCCAAGTACCAGGAAGAGCTGGAGGACAGGCTGCACTTCTACGTGGAGGAATGTGACTACTTGCAG GGCTTCCAGATCCTGTGTGACCTGCATGATGGCTTCTCTGGGGTAGGCGCGAAGGCGGCAGAGCTGCTACAAGATGAATATTCAGGGCGGGGAATAATAACCTGGGGCCTGCTACCTGGTCCCTACCATCGTGGG GAGGCCCAGAGAAACATCTATCGTCTATTAAACACAGCTTTTGGTCTCGTGCACCTGACTGCTCACAGCTCTCTCGTCTGCCCCTTGTCCTTGGGTGGGAGCCTGGGCCTGCGACCTGAGCCACCTGTCACCTTCCCTTACCTGCATTATGAT GCCACTCTGCCCTTCCACTGCAGTGCCATCCTGGCTACAGCCCTGGACACAGTCACTGTTCCTTATCGCCTTTGTTCCTCTCCAGTTTCCATGGTTCATCTGGCTGACATGCTGAGCTTCTGTGGGAAAAAG GTGGTGACAGCAGGAGCAATCATCCCTTTCCCCTTGGCTCCAGGCCAGTCCCTTCCTGATTCCCTGATGCAGTTTGGAGGAGCCACCCCATGGACCCCACTGTCTGCATGTGGGGAGCCTTCTGGAACACGTTGCTTTGCCCAGTCAGTGGTGCTGAGGGGTATAGACAGAGCATGCCACACGA GCCACAGACTAATAGTGGTTTGGGCTTTGTTCTGGCAGCCAGCTTACCCTGGGGACACCTCCACCCTCCGCCCTTCATGCATGTACCACTGGGGAAGAAGTCTTGGCTCAGTATTTACAACAGCAGCAGCCTGGAGTCATGAG CTCTTCCCATCTGCTGCTGACTCCCTGCAGGGTGGCTCCTCCTTACCCCCACCTCTTCTCAAGCTGCAGTCCACCGGGTATGGTTCTGGATGGTTCCCCCAAGGGAGCAG TGGAGAGCGTCCCAGTGTTTGGGGCACTGTGTTCCTCTTCGTCCCTGCACCAGACCCTGGAAGCCTTGGCCAGAGACCTCACCAAACTCGACTTGCGGCGCTGGGCCAGCTTCATGGATGCTGGAGTGGAGCACGATGA
- the MSTO1 gene encoding protein misato homolog 1 isoform X9 — translation MAGGAREVLTLQLGHFAGFVGAHWWNQQDAALGRATDAKEPPGELCPDVLYRTGRTLHGQETYTPRLILMDLKGSLSSLQEGGGLYRDKQLDAAIAWQGKLTTHKEELYPKNPYLQDFLSAEGVLSSDGVWRVKSIPNGKGSPSLTTATTPKPLIPTEGSIRVWSDFLRVHLHPRSICMIQKYNHDGEAGRLEAFGQGESVLKEPKYQEELEDRLHFYVEECDYLQGFQILCDLHDGFSGEAQRNIYRLLNTAFGLVHLTAHSSLVCPLSLGGSLGLRPEPPVTFPYLHYDATLPFHCSAILATALDTVTVPYRLCSSPVSMVHLADMLSFCGKKVVTAGAIIPFPLAPGQSLPDSLMQFGGATPWTPLSACGEPSGTRCFAQSVVLRGIDRACHTSQLTLGTPPPSALHACTTGEEVLAQYLQQQQPGVMSSSHLLLTPCRVAPPYPHLFSSCSPPGMVLDGSPKGAAVESVPVFGALCSSSSLHQTLEALARDLTKLDLRRWASFMDAGVEHDDVAELLQELQSLAQCYQDGDSLVD, via the exons ATGGCGGGCGGGGCCCGGGAGGTCCTCACACTGCAGTTGGGACATTTTGCCGGTTTCGTGGGGGCGCACTGGTGGAACCAGCAG GATGCTGCGCTGGGCCGAGCGACCGATGCCAAGGAGCCCCCGGGCGAGCTGTGCCCCGACGTCCTGTATCGTACGGGCCGGACGCTGCACGGCCAGGAGACCTACACGCCGCGACTCATCCTCATGGATCTGAAGG GTAGTTTGAGCTCCCTACAAGAGGGAGGTGGACTCTACAGGGACAAACAGTTGGATGCTGCAATAGCATG GCAGGGGAAGCTCACCACACACAAAGAGGAACTCTATCCCAAGAACCCTTATCTCCAGGACTTTCTGAGTGCAGAG GGAGTGCTGAGTAGTGATGGTGTTTGGAGGGTCAAATCCATTCCCAATGGCAAAG GTTCCCCATCACTCACGACTGCTACAACTCCAAAACCACTTATCCCTACAGAGGGCAGCATCAGGGTCTGGTCAGACTTCCTCAGAGTCCATCTCCATCCCCGGAGCATCTGTATGATTCAGAAGTACAACCATGATGG GGAAGCAGGTCGGCTGGAGGCTTTTGGACAAGGGGAAAGTGTCCTAAAGGAACCCAAGTACCAGGAAGAGCTGGAGGACAGGCTGCACTTCTACGTGGAGGAATGTGACTACTTGCAG GGCTTCCAGATCCTGTGTGACCTGCATGATGGCTTCTCTGGG GAGGCCCAGAGAAACATCTATCGTCTATTAAACACAGCTTTTGGTCTCGTGCACCTGACTGCTCACAGCTCTCTCGTCTGCCCCTTGTCCTTGGGTGGGAGCCTGGGCCTGCGACCTGAGCCACCTGTCACCTTCCCTTACCTGCATTATGAT GCCACTCTGCCCTTCCACTGCAGTGCCATCCTGGCTACAGCCCTGGACACAGTCACTGTTCCTTATCGCCTTTGTTCCTCTCCAGTTTCCATGGTTCATCTGGCTGACATGCTGAGCTTCTGTGGGAAAAAG GTGGTGACAGCAGGAGCAATCATCCCTTTCCCCTTGGCTCCAGGCCAGTCCCTTCCTGATTCCCTGATGCAGTTTGGAGGAGCCACCCCATGGACCCCACTGTCTGCATGTGGGGAGCCTTCTGGAACACGTTGCTTTGCCCAGTCAGTGGTGCTGAGGGGTATAGACAGAGCATGCCACACGAG CCAGCTTACCCTGGGGACACCTCCACCCTCCGCCCTTCATGCATGTACCACTGGGGAAGAAGTCTTGGCTCAGTATTTACAACAGCAGCAGCCTGGAGTCATGAG CTCTTCCCATCTGCTGCTGACTCCCTGCAGGGTGGCTCCTCCTTACCCCCACCTCTTCTCAAGCTGCAGTCCACCGGGTATGGTTCTGGATGGTTCCCCCAAGGGAGCAG CAGTGGAGAGCGTCCCAGTGTTTGGGGCACTGTGTTCCTCTTCGTCCCTGCACCAGACCCTGGAAGCCTTGGCCAGAGACCTCACCAAACTCGACTTGCGGCGCTGGGCCAGCTTCATGGATGCTGGAGTGGAGCACGATGATGTAGCAGAGCTGCTGCAGGAGCTACAAAGTCTGGCCCAGTGCTACCAGGATGGTGACAGCCTCGTGGACTAA
- the MSTO1 gene encoding protein misato homolog 1 isoform X2, with product MAGGAREVLTLQLGHFAGFVGAHWWNQQDAALGRATDAKEPPGELCPDVLYRTGRTLHGQETYTPRLILMDLKGSLSSLQEGGGLYRDKQLDAAIAWQGKLTTHKEELYPKNPYLQDFLSAEGVLSSDGVWRVKSIPNGKGSPSLTTATTPKPLIPTEGSIRVWSDFLRVHLHPRSICMIQKYNHDGEAGRLEAFGQGESVLKEPKYQEELEDRLHFYVEECDYLQGFQILCDLHDGFSGVGAKAAELLQDEYSGRGIITWGLLPGPYHRGEAQRNIYRLLNTAFGLVHLTAHSSLVCPLSLGGSLGLRPEPPVTFPYLHYDATLPFHCSAILATALDTVTVPYRLCSSPVSMVHLADMLSFCGKKVVTAGAIIPFPLAPGQSLPDSLMQFGGATPWTPLSACGEPSGTRCFAQSVVLRGIDRACHTSQLTLGTPPPSALHACTTGEEVLAQYLQQQQPGVMSSSHLLLTPCRVAPPYPHLFSSCSPPGMVLDGSPKGAVESVPVFGALCSSSSLHQTLEALARDLTKLDLRRWASFMDAGVEHDDVAELLQELQSLAQCYQDGDSLVD from the exons ATGGCGGGCGGGGCCCGGGAGGTCCTCACACTGCAGTTGGGACATTTTGCCGGTTTCGTGGGGGCGCACTGGTGGAACCAGCAG GATGCTGCGCTGGGCCGAGCGACCGATGCCAAGGAGCCCCCGGGCGAGCTGTGCCCCGACGTCCTGTATCGTACGGGCCGGACGCTGCACGGCCAGGAGACCTACACGCCGCGACTCATCCTCATGGATCTGAAGG GTAGTTTGAGCTCCCTACAAGAGGGAGGTGGACTCTACAGGGACAAACAGTTGGATGCTGCAATAGCATG GCAGGGGAAGCTCACCACACACAAAGAGGAACTCTATCCCAAGAACCCTTATCTCCAGGACTTTCTGAGTGCAGAG GGAGTGCTGAGTAGTGATGGTGTTTGGAGGGTCAAATCCATTCCCAATGGCAAAG GTTCCCCATCACTCACGACTGCTACAACTCCAAAACCACTTATCCCTACAGAGGGCAGCATCAGGGTCTGGTCAGACTTCCTCAGAGTCCATCTCCATCCCCGGAGCATCTGTATGATTCAGAAGTACAACCATGATGG GGAAGCAGGTCGGCTGGAGGCTTTTGGACAAGGGGAAAGTGTCCTAAAGGAACCCAAGTACCAGGAAGAGCTGGAGGACAGGCTGCACTTCTACGTGGAGGAATGTGACTACTTGCAG GGCTTCCAGATCCTGTGTGACCTGCATGATGGCTTCTCTGGGGTAGGCGCGAAGGCGGCAGAGCTGCTACAAGATGAATATTCAGGGCGGGGAATAATAACCTGGGGCCTGCTACCTGGTCCCTACCATCGTGGG GAGGCCCAGAGAAACATCTATCGTCTATTAAACACAGCTTTTGGTCTCGTGCACCTGACTGCTCACAGCTCTCTCGTCTGCCCCTTGTCCTTGGGTGGGAGCCTGGGCCTGCGACCTGAGCCACCTGTCACCTTCCCTTACCTGCATTATGAT GCCACTCTGCCCTTCCACTGCAGTGCCATCCTGGCTACAGCCCTGGACACAGTCACTGTTCCTTATCGCCTTTGTTCCTCTCCAGTTTCCATGGTTCATCTGGCTGACATGCTGAGCTTCTGTGGGAAAAAG GTGGTGACAGCAGGAGCAATCATCCCTTTCCCCTTGGCTCCAGGCCAGTCCCTTCCTGATTCCCTGATGCAGTTTGGAGGAGCCACCCCATGGACCCCACTGTCTGCATGTGGGGAGCCTTCTGGAACACGTTGCTTTGCCCAGTCAGTGGTGCTGAGGGGTATAGACAGAGCATGCCACACGAG CCAGCTTACCCTGGGGACACCTCCACCCTCCGCCCTTCATGCATGTACCACTGGGGAAGAAGTCTTGGCTCAGTATTTACAACAGCAGCAGCCTGGAGTCATGAG CTCTTCCCATCTGCTGCTGACTCCCTGCAGGGTGGCTCCTCCTTACCCCCACCTCTTCTCAAGCTGCAGTCCACCGGGTATGGTTCTGGATGGTTCCCCCAAGGGAGCAG TGGAGAGCGTCCCAGTGTTTGGGGCACTGTGTTCCTCTTCGTCCCTGCACCAGACCCTGGAAGCCTTGGCCAGAGACCTCACCAAACTCGACTTGCGGCGCTGGGCCAGCTTCATGGATGCTGGAGTGGAGCACGATGATGTAGCAGAGCTGCTGCAGGAGCTACAAAGTCTGGCCCAGTGCTACCAGGATGGTGACAGCCTCGTGGACTAA
- the MSTO1 gene encoding protein misato homolog 1 isoform X5 yields MAGGAREVLTLQLGHFAGFVGAHWWNQQDAALGRATDAKEPPGELCPDVLYRTGRTLHGQETYTPRLILMDLKGSLSSLQEGGGLYRDKQLDAAIAWQGKLTTHKEELYPKNPYLQDFLSAEGVLSSDGVWRVKSIPNGKGSPSLTTATTPKPLIPTEGSIRVWSDFLRVHLHPRSICMIQKYNHDGEAGRLEAFGQGESVLKEPKYQEELEDRLHFYVEECDYLQGFQILCDLHDGFSGVGAKAAELLQDEYSGRGIITWGLLPGPYHRGEAQRNIYRLLNTAFGLVHLTAHSSLVCPLSLGGSLGLRPEPPVTFPYLHYDATLPFHCSAILATALDTVTVPYRLCSSPVSMVHLADMLSFCGKKVVTAGAIIPFPLAPGQSLPDSLMQFGGATPWTPLSACGEPSGTRCFAQSVVLRGIDRACHTSQLTLGTPPPSALHACTTGEEVLAQYLQQQQPGVMSSSHLLLTPCRVAPPYPHLFSSCSPPGMVLDGSPKGAGLCFLSLHSSGERPSVWGTVFLFVPAPDPGSLGQRPHQTRLAALGQLHGCWSGAR; encoded by the exons ATGGCGGGCGGGGCCCGGGAGGTCCTCACACTGCAGTTGGGACATTTTGCCGGTTTCGTGGGGGCGCACTGGTGGAACCAGCAG GATGCTGCGCTGGGCCGAGCGACCGATGCCAAGGAGCCCCCGGGCGAGCTGTGCCCCGACGTCCTGTATCGTACGGGCCGGACGCTGCACGGCCAGGAGACCTACACGCCGCGACTCATCCTCATGGATCTGAAGG GTAGTTTGAGCTCCCTACAAGAGGGAGGTGGACTCTACAGGGACAAACAGTTGGATGCTGCAATAGCATG GCAGGGGAAGCTCACCACACACAAAGAGGAACTCTATCCCAAGAACCCTTATCTCCAGGACTTTCTGAGTGCAGAG GGAGTGCTGAGTAGTGATGGTGTTTGGAGGGTCAAATCCATTCCCAATGGCAAAG GTTCCCCATCACTCACGACTGCTACAACTCCAAAACCACTTATCCCTACAGAGGGCAGCATCAGGGTCTGGTCAGACTTCCTCAGAGTCCATCTCCATCCCCGGAGCATCTGTATGATTCAGAAGTACAACCATGATGG GGAAGCAGGTCGGCTGGAGGCTTTTGGACAAGGGGAAAGTGTCCTAAAGGAACCCAAGTACCAGGAAGAGCTGGAGGACAGGCTGCACTTCTACGTGGAGGAATGTGACTACTTGCAG GGCTTCCAGATCCTGTGTGACCTGCATGATGGCTTCTCTGGGGTAGGCGCGAAGGCGGCAGAGCTGCTACAAGATGAATATTCAGGGCGGGGAATAATAACCTGGGGCCTGCTACCTGGTCCCTACCATCGTGGG GAGGCCCAGAGAAACATCTATCGTCTATTAAACACAGCTTTTGGTCTCGTGCACCTGACTGCTCACAGCTCTCTCGTCTGCCCCTTGTCCTTGGGTGGGAGCCTGGGCCTGCGACCTGAGCCACCTGTCACCTTCCCTTACCTGCATTATGAT GCCACTCTGCCCTTCCACTGCAGTGCCATCCTGGCTACAGCCCTGGACACAGTCACTGTTCCTTATCGCCTTTGTTCCTCTCCAGTTTCCATGGTTCATCTGGCTGACATGCTGAGCTTCTGTGGGAAAAAG GTGGTGACAGCAGGAGCAATCATCCCTTTCCCCTTGGCTCCAGGCCAGTCCCTTCCTGATTCCCTGATGCAGTTTGGAGGAGCCACCCCATGGACCCCACTGTCTGCATGTGGGGAGCCTTCTGGAACACGTTGCTTTGCCCAGTCAGTGGTGCTGAGGGGTATAGACAGAGCATGCCACACGAG CCAGCTTACCCTGGGGACACCTCCACCCTCCGCCCTTCATGCATGTACCACTGGGGAAGAAGTCTTGGCTCAGTATTTACAACAGCAGCAGCCTGGAGTCATGAG CTCTTCCCATCTGCTGCTGACTCCCTGCAGGGTGGCTCCTCCTTACCCCCACCTCTTCTCAAGCTGCAGTCCACCGGGTATGGTTCTGGATGGTTCCCCCAAGGGAGCAG GTCTCTGTTTCCTCTCCCTCCACAGCAGTGGAGAGCGTCCCAGTGTTTGGGGCACTGTGTTCCTCTTCGTCCCTGCACCAGACCCTGGAAGCCTTGGCCAGAGACCTCACCAAACTCGACTTGCGGCGCTGGGCCAGCTTCATGGATGCTGGAGTGGAGCACGATGA
- the MSTO1 gene encoding protein misato homolog 1 isoform X6 → MAGGAREVLTLQLGHFAGFVGAHWWNQQDAALGRATDAKEPPGELCPDVLYRTGRTLHGQETYTPRLILMDLKGSLSSLQEGGGLYRDKQLDAAIAWQGKLTTHKEELYPKNPYLQDFLSAEGVLSSDGVWRVKSIPNGKGSPSLTTATTPKPLIPTEGSIRVWSDFLRVHLHPRSICMIQKYNHDGEAGRLEAFGQGESVLKEPKYQEELEDRLHFYVEECDYLQGFQILCDLHDGFSGVGAKAAELLQDEYSGRGIITWGLLPGPYHRGEAQRNIYRLLNTAFGLVHLTAHSSLVCPLSLGGSLGLRPEPPVTFPYLHYDATLPFHCSAILATALDTVTVPYRLCSSPVSMVHLADMLSFCGKKVVTAGAIIPFPLAPGQSLPDSLMQFGGATPWTPLSACGEPSGTRCFAQSVVLRGIDRACHTSHRLIVVWALFWQPAYPGDTSTLRPSCMYHWGRSLGSVFTTAAAWSHELFPSAADSLQGGSSLPPPLLKLQSTGYGSGWFPQGSSSGERPSVWGTVFLFVPAPDPGSLGQRPHQTRLAALGQLHGCWSGAR, encoded by the exons ATGGCGGGCGGGGCCCGGGAGGTCCTCACACTGCAGTTGGGACATTTTGCCGGTTTCGTGGGGGCGCACTGGTGGAACCAGCAG GATGCTGCGCTGGGCCGAGCGACCGATGCCAAGGAGCCCCCGGGCGAGCTGTGCCCCGACGTCCTGTATCGTACGGGCCGGACGCTGCACGGCCAGGAGACCTACACGCCGCGACTCATCCTCATGGATCTGAAGG GTAGTTTGAGCTCCCTACAAGAGGGAGGTGGACTCTACAGGGACAAACAGTTGGATGCTGCAATAGCATG GCAGGGGAAGCTCACCACACACAAAGAGGAACTCTATCCCAAGAACCCTTATCTCCAGGACTTTCTGAGTGCAGAG GGAGTGCTGAGTAGTGATGGTGTTTGGAGGGTCAAATCCATTCCCAATGGCAAAG GTTCCCCATCACTCACGACTGCTACAACTCCAAAACCACTTATCCCTACAGAGGGCAGCATCAGGGTCTGGTCAGACTTCCTCAGAGTCCATCTCCATCCCCGGAGCATCTGTATGATTCAGAAGTACAACCATGATGG GGAAGCAGGTCGGCTGGAGGCTTTTGGACAAGGGGAAAGTGTCCTAAAGGAACCCAAGTACCAGGAAGAGCTGGAGGACAGGCTGCACTTCTACGTGGAGGAATGTGACTACTTGCAG GGCTTCCAGATCCTGTGTGACCTGCATGATGGCTTCTCTGGGGTAGGCGCGAAGGCGGCAGAGCTGCTACAAGATGAATATTCAGGGCGGGGAATAATAACCTGGGGCCTGCTACCTGGTCCCTACCATCGTGGG GAGGCCCAGAGAAACATCTATCGTCTATTAAACACAGCTTTTGGTCTCGTGCACCTGACTGCTCACAGCTCTCTCGTCTGCCCCTTGTCCTTGGGTGGGAGCCTGGGCCTGCGACCTGAGCCACCTGTCACCTTCCCTTACCTGCATTATGAT GCCACTCTGCCCTTCCACTGCAGTGCCATCCTGGCTACAGCCCTGGACACAGTCACTGTTCCTTATCGCCTTTGTTCCTCTCCAGTTTCCATGGTTCATCTGGCTGACATGCTGAGCTTCTGTGGGAAAAAG GTGGTGACAGCAGGAGCAATCATCCCTTTCCCCTTGGCTCCAGGCCAGTCCCTTCCTGATTCCCTGATGCAGTTTGGAGGAGCCACCCCATGGACCCCACTGTCTGCATGTGGGGAGCCTTCTGGAACACGTTGCTTTGCCCAGTCAGTGGTGCTGAGGGGTATAGACAGAGCATGCCACACGA GCCACAGACTAATAGTGGTTTGGGCTTTGTTCTGGCAGCCAGCTTACCCTGGGGACACCTCCACCCTCCGCCCTTCATGCATGTACCACTGGGGAAGAAGTCTTGGCTCAGTATTTACAACAGCAGCAGCCTGGAGTCATGAG CTCTTCCCATCTGCTGCTGACTCCCTGCAGGGTGGCTCCTCCTTACCCCCACCTCTTCTCAAGCTGCAGTCCACCGGGTATGGTTCTGGATGGTTCCCCCAAGGGAGCAG CAGTGGAGAGCGTCCCAGTGTTTGGGGCACTGTGTTCCTCTTCGTCCCTGCACCAGACCCTGGAAGCCTTGGCCAGAGACCTCACCAAACTCGACTTGCGGCGCTGGGCCAGCTTCATGGATGCTGGAGTGGAGCACGATGA
- the MSTO1 gene encoding protein misato homolog 1 isoform X1, with the protein MAGGAREVLTLQLGHFAGFVGAHWWNQQDAALGRATDAKEPPGELCPDVLYRTGRTLHGQETYTPRLILMDLKGSLSSLQEGGGLYRDKQLDAAIAWQGKLTTHKEELYPKNPYLQDFLSAEGVLSSDGVWRVKSIPNGKGSPSLTTATTPKPLIPTEGSIRVWSDFLRVHLHPRSICMIQKYNHDGEAGRLEAFGQGESVLKEPKYQEELEDRLHFYVEECDYLQGFQILCDLHDGFSGVGAKAAELLQDEYSGRGIITWGLLPGPYHRGEAQRNIYRLLNTAFGLVHLTAHSSLVCPLSLGGSLGLRPEPPVTFPYLHYDATLPFHCSAILATALDTVTVPYRLCSSPVSMVHLADMLSFCGKKVVTAGAIIPFPLAPGQSLPDSLMQFGGATPWTPLSACGEPSGTRCFAQSVVLRGIDRACHTSQLTLGTPPPSALHACTTGEEVLAQYLQQQQPGVMSSSHLLLTPCRVAPPYPHLFSSCSPPGMVLDGSPKGAAVESVPVFGALCSSSSLHQTLEALARDLTKLDLRRWASFMDAGVEHDDVAELLQELQSLAQCYQDGDSLVD; encoded by the exons ATGGCGGGCGGGGCCCGGGAGGTCCTCACACTGCAGTTGGGACATTTTGCCGGTTTCGTGGGGGCGCACTGGTGGAACCAGCAG GATGCTGCGCTGGGCCGAGCGACCGATGCCAAGGAGCCCCCGGGCGAGCTGTGCCCCGACGTCCTGTATCGTACGGGCCGGACGCTGCACGGCCAGGAGACCTACACGCCGCGACTCATCCTCATGGATCTGAAGG GTAGTTTGAGCTCCCTACAAGAGGGAGGTGGACTCTACAGGGACAAACAGTTGGATGCTGCAATAGCATG GCAGGGGAAGCTCACCACACACAAAGAGGAACTCTATCCCAAGAACCCTTATCTCCAGGACTTTCTGAGTGCAGAG GGAGTGCTGAGTAGTGATGGTGTTTGGAGGGTCAAATCCATTCCCAATGGCAAAG GTTCCCCATCACTCACGACTGCTACAACTCCAAAACCACTTATCCCTACAGAGGGCAGCATCAGGGTCTGGTCAGACTTCCTCAGAGTCCATCTCCATCCCCGGAGCATCTGTATGATTCAGAAGTACAACCATGATGG GGAAGCAGGTCGGCTGGAGGCTTTTGGACAAGGGGAAAGTGTCCTAAAGGAACCCAAGTACCAGGAAGAGCTGGAGGACAGGCTGCACTTCTACGTGGAGGAATGTGACTACTTGCAG GGCTTCCAGATCCTGTGTGACCTGCATGATGGCTTCTCTGGGGTAGGCGCGAAGGCGGCAGAGCTGCTACAAGATGAATATTCAGGGCGGGGAATAATAACCTGGGGCCTGCTACCTGGTCCCTACCATCGTGGG GAGGCCCAGAGAAACATCTATCGTCTATTAAACACAGCTTTTGGTCTCGTGCACCTGACTGCTCACAGCTCTCTCGTCTGCCCCTTGTCCTTGGGTGGGAGCCTGGGCCTGCGACCTGAGCCACCTGTCACCTTCCCTTACCTGCATTATGAT GCCACTCTGCCCTTCCACTGCAGTGCCATCCTGGCTACAGCCCTGGACACAGTCACTGTTCCTTATCGCCTTTGTTCCTCTCCAGTTTCCATGGTTCATCTGGCTGACATGCTGAGCTTCTGTGGGAAAAAG GTGGTGACAGCAGGAGCAATCATCCCTTTCCCCTTGGCTCCAGGCCAGTCCCTTCCTGATTCCCTGATGCAGTTTGGAGGAGCCACCCCATGGACCCCACTGTCTGCATGTGGGGAGCCTTCTGGAACACGTTGCTTTGCCCAGTCAGTGGTGCTGAGGGGTATAGACAGAGCATGCCACACGAG CCAGCTTACCCTGGGGACACCTCCACCCTCCGCCCTTCATGCATGTACCACTGGGGAAGAAGTCTTGGCTCAGTATTTACAACAGCAGCAGCCTGGAGTCATGAG CTCTTCCCATCTGCTGCTGACTCCCTGCAGGGTGGCTCCTCCTTACCCCCACCTCTTCTCAAGCTGCAGTCCACCGGGTATGGTTCTGGATGGTTCCCCCAAGGGAGCAG CAGTGGAGAGCGTCCCAGTGTTTGGGGCACTGTGTTCCTCTTCGTCCCTGCACCAGACCCTGGAAGCCTTGGCCAGAGACCTCACCAAACTCGACTTGCGGCGCTGGGCCAGCTTCATGGATGCTGGAGTGGAGCACGATGATGTAGCAGAGCTGCTGCAGGAGCTACAAAGTCTGGCCCAGTGCTACCAGGATGGTGACAGCCTCGTGGACTAA